One Candidatus Reconcilbacillus cellulovorans DNA window includes the following coding sequences:
- a CDS encoding spore cortex-lytic enzyme, which yields MKLRLVAASVALTLALSAGLHAKATRSGSGGAEPEIRETFSAAIIRYGSRGEDVYELQGRLKLLGFYHGRVDGVFGPKTLAAVRWFQSRFGLRVDGIVGPKTKLKLWQATRHWRPEMTPREPVRAASAVPRAGSRSGRMGLTEQEIRLMTHVVHGEARGEPYIGKVAVAAVILNRVRSPLFPDTVAGVIFQPGAFTAVSDGQAWLPPDAESRRAVLDAANGWDPTDGCLYYFNPATATSKWIWSRPQYKRIGKHIFTR from the coding sequence ATGAAGTTGCGACTTGTCGCCGCGTCGGTCGCCCTCACGCTGGCGCTTTCGGCCGGTCTTCACGCCAAGGCGACGCGGAGCGGCTCCGGCGGGGCAGAACCGGAAATCCGGGAGACGTTTTCCGCGGCTATCATCCGTTACGGCTCCCGCGGGGAAGACGTCTACGAACTACAAGGGCGCCTCAAACTGCTGGGATTTTACCATGGACGAGTCGACGGCGTTTTCGGGCCGAAGACGCTGGCGGCGGTCCGTTGGTTCCAGAGCCGTTTCGGTCTCCGCGTCGACGGGATCGTCGGACCGAAGACGAAACTGAAGCTTTGGCAAGCTACCCGCCACTGGCGGCCTGAAATGACGCCGCGCGAACCGGTGCGGGCGGCTTCTGCGGTTCCGCGGGCGGGTTCGCGGTCGGGAAGGATGGGCCTGACCGAACAGGAGATTCGTTTGATGACCCATGTCGTGCACGGAGAAGCGCGAGGCGAGCCGTATATCGGGAAAGTCGCGGTCGCGGCGGTGATTTTGAACCGCGTGCGCTCTCCGCTTTTTCCGGACACGGTCGCGGGCGTCATTTTCCAGCCTGGAGCGTTTACGGCGGTCTCCGACGGGCAGGCCTGGCTGCCGCCGGACGCCGAATCGCGGCGCGCCGTGCTGGATGCCGCCAACGGCTGGGATCCGACGGACGGCTGCCTATACTATTTCAATCCGGCGACGGCGACCTCGAAATGGATCTGGTCGCGGCCGCAGTACAAGCGGATCGGCAAACACATTTTCACCCGCTGA
- a CDS encoding translocation-enhancing protein TepA, producing MNERLNGSDEPNAPGVESTAVGEHIRQLGQTAVAAMESPIFCMTVIGQVEGHLVLPPQNKTTKYEHLIPQLVAAEQNPNIKGVLVVLNTVGGDVEAGLAIAEMVASMTKPKVTLVLGGGHSIGVPIAVSGDVSFIAETATMTIHPIRLNGLVIGVPQTFEYLEKMQERVVRFIVRHSRVTEETLKRLMFTTGELARDIGTTIIGPEAVRCGLIDRVGGLGDALGELNRLIARRKKGEDRDPHDRAD from the coding sequence GTGAATGAACGACTGAACGGATCGGACGAGCCGAACGCGCCTGGCGTCGAATCGACCGCCGTCGGAGAGCATATCCGCCAGCTGGGACAAACCGCCGTCGCCGCTATGGAATCCCCGATTTTTTGCATGACGGTCATCGGTCAGGTCGAGGGCCACCTCGTCTTGCCTCCCCAAAACAAGACGACCAAATACGAGCATCTGATCCCTCAACTGGTGGCGGCCGAACAGAATCCCAACATCAAAGGCGTATTGGTGGTGCTCAATACAGTCGGCGGCGACGTCGAAGCCGGTTTGGCTATTGCGGAGATGGTCGCTTCGATGACGAAGCCCAAGGTGACACTGGTTCTCGGAGGCGGTCACAGCATTGGCGTTCCGATCGCCGTAAGCGGCGACGTGTCTTTTATCGCCGAGACGGCGACCATGACGATTCACCCTATCCGCCTGAACGGTCTCGTCATCGGTGTGCCGCAGACGTTTGAATATCTGGAAAAAATGCAAGAGCGCGTTGTGCGTTTTATCGTCCGGCATTCGCGCGTAACCGAGGAAACGCTGAAACGGTTGATGTTTACGACCGGCGAACTCGCCCGCGACATCGGCACGACGATCATCGGACCCGAAGCGGTCCGCTGCGGGCTGATCGACCGGGTCGGCGGCCTCGGCGACGCGCTCGGCGAGCTGAACCGCCTGATCGCCAGACGAAAAAAGGGTGAGGACCGTGATCCACACGATCGTGCCGATTGA
- a CDS encoding 3-ketoacyl-ACP reductase — protein MRNALITGASGGIGSAVAELLASRGFDVAIHYFRSEQAAQEVERRCRRYGVRVETVCADLRRSDEVARMKEQLTCAGFRPDVLVNNAGAAYFGLLGDMDESSWDDVIDANLKSVFLCTRAFLDGMLANKYGRIINISSVWGICGASCEAAYSAAKGGVNALTKALAKELAPSGITVNAIAPGAVDTRMNAVLDADERRELLGEIPAGRFARPEEIASWVHFLALPESGYITGQIIVLDGGWTA, from the coding sequence GTGCGTAACGCACTGATCACCGGGGCCAGCGGTGGAATCGGTTCGGCGGTTGCCGAACTGCTCGCCAGTCGTGGATTCGATGTGGCGATTCATTATTTCCGCTCGGAACAGGCGGCCCAAGAAGTCGAGCGACGTTGCCGTCGCTACGGCGTGCGCGTCGAGACGGTATGCGCCGACTTGCGCCGTTCCGATGAGGTTGCACGGATGAAAGAACAGCTAACCTGCGCCGGTTTTCGTCCCGACGTTCTCGTCAACAACGCGGGAGCGGCGTACTTCGGCCTGTTGGGCGATATGGACGAGTCTTCTTGGGACGACGTCATCGACGCCAACCTGAAATCGGTGTTTCTGTGCACGAGGGCGTTTTTGGACGGGATGCTGGCCAACAAGTACGGCCGCATCATCAACATCAGTTCCGTATGGGGGATCTGCGGCGCCTCCTGCGAAGCCGCGTATTCCGCCGCAAAAGGCGGGGTAAATGCGTTGACGAAAGCGCTGGCCAAAGAACTTGCGCCGTCGGGCATTACTGTCAACGCCATTGCGCCCGGCGCGGTCGACACTCGCATGAACGCCGTACTCGACGCGGACGAGCGCCGCGAACTCCTCGGCGAAATTCCGGCGGGTCGATTTGCGCGTCCGGAAGAAATCGCCTCGTGGGTGCATTTTTTGGCTCTTCCTGAATCTGGATACATCACCGGCCAGATCATCGTGCTCGACGGCGGATGGACGGCTTGA
- a CDS encoding ribonuclease J — translation MPRKQQSQEKLSIFALGGMSEIGKNMYVVQYGNDIVVIDAGLKFPEEEMLGIDIVIPDISYLVENREKVRAILLTHGHEDHIGGLPYVLKHLNVPVYATRLTMGLVEAKLKEAHLLGETKRYVITADSVLTFGSIKASFFRTNHSIPDSVGICLDTPEGLVVHTGDFKFDHTPVNDQFADLYRMAEIGRRGVLVLMSDSTNAERPGFTGSEKTVGAELEDIFRKAKQRVIVATFASNVARIQQVFEAAYNTRRKVAIVGRSMVNVVNIAHELGYLEIPDGTFIELEDVHRLPPERIVILSTGSQGEPMSALTRMARSAHKKLDILPGDTVVIAATPIPGNERYVGRTVDELMRQGAHVIYGPGSVSGVHVSGHGSQEELKLMLNLMRPKYFIPVHGEYRMLRMHGLLAESVGIDRDRIFLIDNGDTVEIQNGQARLGPKVPAGNVLIDGLGVGDVGNIVLRDRKLMSQDGILVVVVTLSKQDGTILSGPDIISRGFVYVRESEALLEEANKIVTNTLTRLMGENVTEWASLKTNVRDALGRFLYEQTRRRPMILPIIMEV, via the coding sequence TTGCCCCGCAAACAGCAGAGCCAGGAGAAATTGTCCATTTTTGCTCTGGGCGGCATGAGTGAAATTGGGAAAAACATGTATGTCGTCCAGTACGGCAACGACATCGTCGTCATCGACGCCGGATTGAAATTTCCGGAAGAAGAAATGCTGGGCATCGACATCGTCATCCCCGATATTTCCTATCTTGTGGAAAATCGGGAGAAAGTGCGCGCGATTTTGTTGACGCACGGCCACGAAGACCATATCGGCGGTTTGCCGTACGTGCTGAAACATCTGAACGTTCCGGTGTATGCGACGCGGCTGACGATGGGTCTCGTGGAAGCGAAGCTGAAAGAGGCCCATTTGTTGGGCGAGACGAAGCGCTATGTCATTACGGCCGATTCCGTTTTGACGTTCGGCTCGATCAAGGCAAGCTTTTTCCGGACGAATCACAGCATTCCGGACTCGGTCGGCATCTGCCTCGACACTCCGGAAGGGCTCGTCGTCCATACCGGTGATTTCAAGTTCGACCATACGCCGGTCAACGATCAGTTCGCCGATCTGTACCGAATGGCCGAAATCGGCAGGCGCGGCGTGCTCGTCCTGATGTCCGACAGCACGAACGCCGAGCGGCCGGGATTTACCGGCTCGGAAAAGACGGTCGGCGCCGAGTTGGAGGACATTTTCCGCAAGGCGAAACAGCGCGTAATCGTGGCGACGTTTGCTTCTAACGTCGCGCGCATTCAGCAGGTGTTCGAGGCCGCGTACAACACGCGCCGGAAAGTGGCGATCGTCGGCCGCAGTATGGTGAACGTCGTGAACATCGCGCATGAACTGGGATATCTCGAAATTCCGGACGGAACGTTTATCGAACTCGAGGACGTTCACCGGTTGCCGCCCGAACGCATCGTCATATTGTCGACCGGAAGCCAGGGCGAGCCGATGTCCGCGCTGACGCGGATGGCCCGATCGGCGCACAAAAAGCTGGATATTTTGCCGGGCGACACCGTCGTCATCGCGGCGACGCCGATTCCGGGCAATGAGCGTTATGTCGGACGGACGGTCGACGAGTTGATGCGGCAAGGGGCGCATGTTATTTACGGGCCGGGATCGGTCTCCGGCGTGCACGTTTCCGGACACGGCAGCCAGGAAGAGTTGAAGCTGATGCTCAACCTGATGCGCCCGAAATATTTCATTCCCGTTCACGGCGAATACCGAATGTTGCGGATGCACGGGTTGCTCGCCGAGTCGGTCGGCATCGATCGCGATCGCATTTTCCTGATCGACAACGGCGACACGGTCGAGATCCAAAACGGGCAGGCGCGGCTAGGCCCGAAAGTGCCTGCCGGCAACGTGCTGATCGACGGGCTCGGCGTCGGCGACGTCGGCAACATCGTGCTGCGCGACCGGAAACTGATGTCCCAGGACGGCATCCTCGTGGTCGTGGTCACGCTCAGCAAACAGGACGGCACGATTCTATCGGGACCCGACATCATTTCCCGAGGATTCGTGTATGTTCGCGAATCGGAGGCATTGCTGGAAGAAGCAAACAAAATCGTCACCAACACGCTCACCCGCCTCATGGGCGAGAACGTCACTGAGTGGGCGTCGCTTAAAACCAACGTCAGAGACGCGCTGGGACGTTTTCTGTACGAACAGACACGTCGCCGTCCGATGATTCTGCCGATCATCATGGAGGTCTGA
- a CDS encoding competence/damage-inducible protein A — MRAEIIAVGTELLMGQIVNTNAQYLSRELAALGIGVYWHTVVGDNAERIAEAIRTARSRADLVVTTGGLGPTRDDLTKEVMARVLGRELKVYPPALEKIEAHFRARGQEMPESNRRQALIMEGSTPLPNDVGHAVGEALEEGGALFVLLPGPPRELQPMFEKYAKPWLAKMNPDLPIYSKMLKFSGIGESLLEQRLLDLIDTQTDPTIAPYAKEGEVAVRLSTRAATYAEAERKWAAVERTIRERVGEFLYAEEDIPIEAAVVRLLTTRNETLAVAESCSGGLLAHLVTNVPGSSRVFIGGIVCYDKAVKRDWLHVPDELLRIDGPGEVSEQTALRLAENTRSRFRTDWALSVTGVAGPAELEGKPPGLVYVGVAGPDGSRAFEEKWTGNRETIKWRAAKAALYRLWRCLR, encoded by the coding sequence ATGCGGGCGGAAATTATCGCCGTCGGCACCGAGCTGTTGATGGGTCAGATCGTGAACACGAACGCGCAATATTTATCCCGTGAGTTGGCGGCGCTCGGCATCGGCGTCTATTGGCATACGGTCGTCGGCGACAACGCGGAACGGATTGCTGAAGCGATCCGAACCGCGCGGTCGCGCGCCGATCTCGTCGTGACGACCGGGGGGCTCGGGCCGACTCGGGACGACCTGACGAAAGAAGTTATGGCGCGGGTGCTCGGGAGGGAGCTGAAGGTTTACCCTCCGGCTCTCGAAAAAATCGAGGCGCATTTTCGCGCACGCGGCCAGGAGATGCCCGAAAGCAACCGCCGCCAGGCGCTCATTATGGAAGGAAGTACTCCTTTGCCGAACGACGTCGGCCACGCCGTCGGCGAGGCTCTGGAGGAAGGCGGCGCGCTGTTCGTACTGTTGCCCGGTCCGCCGCGCGAACTACAGCCCATGTTCGAGAAATATGCGAAACCATGGTTAGCCAAGATGAATCCAGATCTTCCGATCTACTCAAAGATGCTGAAGTTTTCCGGAATCGGAGAATCTCTACTCGAACAACGCCTGCTTGACTTGATCGATACCCAGACGGATCCGACGATCGCGCCCTACGCAAAAGAAGGGGAAGTCGCCGTGCGGCTGTCGACGCGGGCTGCAACTTACGCGGAGGCCGAGCGGAAATGGGCGGCCGTCGAACGGACCATTCGCGAACGGGTCGGCGAATTTTTGTACGCGGAAGAGGACATCCCGATCGAAGCCGCCGTCGTCCGCCTGCTCACGACAAGGAACGAAACGCTCGCGGTAGCCGAAAGTTGCTCCGGCGGGCTGCTCGCCCACCTCGTGACGAACGTCCCCGGCAGTTCCCGCGTCTTTATCGGCGGCATCGTCTGTTACGACAAGGCCGTCAAACGCGACTGGCTGCACGTTCCGGACGAACTGCTCCGCATCGACGGTCCTGGAGAGGTCAGCGAACAGACCGCGTTGCGGTTGGCGGAAAATACGCGCAGCCGTTTCCGCACCGACTGGGCGTTGTCGGTGACCGGCGTGGCCGGGCCGGCCGAATTGGAAGGCAAACCGCCCGGGCTCGTCTACGTTGGAGTCGCCGGTCCGGACGGTTCGCGGGCGTTTGAGGAAAAATGGACCGGAAACCGCGAAACGATCAAATGGCGGGCGGCTAAGGCGGCATTGTACCGCTTGTGGCGCTGTTTGCGATGA
- a CDS encoding cell division protein FtsK produces MAGRKKKRPSFAVGLKYELYGIVILTLSVLVWSQTGAVPRSLTYLLRFFVGVGDWMVPLAAVAVGLYAMIHRGWPKFRTPRKIGLLLFALAFLLENHIRLFAWLDPGRERLSAAFILEETWRVMTDGLTRPDGILRGEVGGGIVGAVMYAALFALFDQPGAQLIVYTLVAIGIVLVFRVSYVEAVAAVRRKLLAWRKKKVARRGGRADVSEGRAAGEERSVPPGSVAGADDWDEWISGWETAKKEDAKEEAAKAEKTGEAAAELPIFRDFQQHAGALRLPYDEAAHADSGAVRRFSAPVAASEAANRLDRNRPLAGFASGKPATIRVRVSPQEETSPDSDGGFEVGAAEGANPAYELPPLELLQPPVVSVRSAQPTDYAAMSRKLEETLESFGVKAKVLEVVRGPAVTRFELQPAVGVKVSRIVNLTDDIALALAAKDIRMEAPIPGKSAIGIEVPNNEISVVTLREVIESPAFQESPSKLTVALGRDISGQAVIANLARMPHLLVAGATGSGKSVCINGMIVSILYKARPDEVRFLMIDPKMVEMNVYNGIPHLLAPVVTDPKRAAMALKKIVAEMERRYEVFSKSGTRNIEGYNQWLREAGEGEPLPYIVVVVDELADLMMVAAGDVEDSICRLAQMARAAGIHLILATQRPSVDVITGVIKANIPSRIAFGVSSQVDSRTILDMAGAEKLLGRGDMLFLPMGSSKPVRIQGAFVSDREVEEVVAYVRGQARGEVRYEESIVPETAESETAAEVDDELYDRAVRIVLESRQASVSLLQRRLRIGYARAARLIDAMEAGGIVGPYEGTKPREVRMTLEEWVQRR; encoded by the coding sequence ATGGCCGGTCGGAAAAAAAAGCGCCCTTCGTTTGCGGTGGGGCTGAAGTACGAACTTTACGGCATCGTCATCTTGACGCTGTCCGTACTGGTGTGGTCCCAAACCGGAGCGGTCCCCCGATCGTTGACTTATTTGCTTCGCTTTTTCGTCGGTGTCGGCGACTGGATGGTCCCGCTGGCAGCCGTGGCCGTCGGGCTTTACGCCATGATTCACCGCGGCTGGCCGAAATTCCGAACGCCGCGGAAAATCGGCTTGCTGTTGTTCGCGCTTGCGTTTTTGCTGGAAAACCATATCCGGTTGTTCGCCTGGCTCGATCCCGGCCGCGAACGGTTGAGCGCCGCATTCATCCTCGAGGAGACGTGGCGCGTCATGACGGACGGGCTGACGCGACCCGACGGCATTTTGCGCGGGGAAGTCGGCGGCGGCATCGTCGGAGCGGTGATGTACGCCGCGTTGTTCGCGCTCTTTGACCAACCGGGCGCCCAGCTGATCGTGTATACGCTCGTCGCGATCGGCATCGTGCTCGTATTTCGCGTCTCCTATGTGGAAGCGGTTGCCGCCGTCCGGCGGAAGCTGCTTGCATGGCGCAAAAAGAAGGTTGCCCGGCGCGGGGGTCGGGCCGACGTCTCCGAAGGACGCGCAGCCGGAGAAGAGCGTTCTGTTCCGCCCGGATCGGTTGCCGGTGCCGACGATTGGGACGAATGGATAAGCGGCTGGGAAACCGCCAAAAAAGAAGACGCAAAAGAGGAAGCCGCAAAAGCGGAGAAGACGGGCGAAGCCGCCGCCGAATTGCCGATTTTTCGAGATTTTCAACAGCATGCGGGTGCCTTGAGACTTCCATACGACGAAGCGGCTCACGCCGATTCCGGGGCGGTTCGCCGGTTTTCGGCGCCTGTTGCGGCGTCTGAGGCGGCTAATCGCCTCGATCGTAACCGGCCGCTCGCCGGTTTTGCGTCCGGCAAGCCGGCGACGATCCGCGTGCGTGTTTCGCCGCAGGAGGAAACCTCGCCCGACTCCGACGGCGGCTTTGAGGTCGGTGCGGCAGAAGGAGCAAACCCGGCTTACGAGCTGCCGCCGCTCGAACTATTGCAGCCGCCCGTCGTCTCCGTCCGGTCGGCCCAGCCGACGGATTACGCGGCGATGTCGAGGAAATTGGAAGAAACTTTAGAAAGTTTCGGAGTGAAGGCGAAAGTGCTTGAAGTGGTCCGCGGTCCGGCCGTGACCCGGTTTGAGCTGCAGCCCGCCGTCGGCGTCAAGGTGAGCCGGATCGTCAATCTGACGGACGACATCGCGCTTGCTCTCGCCGCCAAGGATATCCGGATGGAGGCGCCGATTCCGGGAAAATCGGCGATCGGCATCGAGGTGCCGAACAACGAGATTTCTGTGGTGACCCTCAGGGAAGTGATCGAAAGCCCGGCCTTCCAGGAATCTCCATCCAAGCTGACGGTTGCGCTCGGACGTGACATTTCCGGCCAAGCCGTTATCGCCAACTTGGCCCGGATGCCGCATCTGCTCGTCGCCGGGGCGACGGGGTCGGGCAAGTCCGTGTGCATCAACGGCATGATCGTCAGCATCCTGTACAAGGCGCGGCCGGATGAGGTCCGATTTCTGATGATCGACCCGAAAATGGTCGAGATGAACGTCTACAACGGAATTCCGCATCTTCTCGCGCCCGTCGTGACGGATCCGAAGCGCGCCGCGATGGCGCTTAAAAAAATCGTGGCGGAAATGGAAAGGCGTTATGAAGTTTTTTCTAAATCAGGTACACGAAATATCGAAGGGTACAACCAATGGTTGCGCGAAGCCGGCGAAGGGGAGCCGCTGCCGTACATCGTCGTTGTCGTCGACGAGTTGGCCGATTTGATGATGGTCGCCGCCGGTGACGTCGAAGACTCCATCTGCCGGCTTGCGCAAATGGCGCGTGCGGCGGGCATTCATCTCATTCTGGCGACGCAGCGTCCGTCCGTTGACGTCATCACCGGCGTCATCAAGGCGAACATTCCCTCGCGCATCGCATTCGGCGTATCGTCGCAAGTCGATTCCCGAACGATCCTCGATATGGCGGGCGCCGAAAAGCTGCTGGGGCGCGGCGACATGTTGTTTTTGCCCATGGGTTCGTCCAAACCGGTGCGCATCCAGGGAGCGTTCGTGTCCGACCGGGAAGTCGAGGAAGTCGTCGCCTATGTGCGCGGCCAAGCGCGCGGCGAAGTCCGCTATGAGGAAAGCATCGTGCCCGAAACGGCGGAAAGCGAGACGGCGGCCGAAGTCGACGACGAGCTGTATGACCGCGCGGTGCGCATCGTGCTCGAGTCGCGCCAGGCGTCGGTTTCTCTGTTGCAGCGGCGGCTGAGGATTGGTTACGCCAGGGCTGCACGGCTGATCGACGCGATGGAAGCAGGCGGCATTGTCGGTCCCTATGAAGGAACGAAACCGCGCGAGGTGCGGATGACGCTCGAAGAGTGGGTTCAGCGGCGATGA
- a CDS encoding ribosomal protein S12 methylthiotransferase RimO encodes MEKVKLVTLGCEKNLVDSEIMEGLLHRHGHQPVKHLREATVVVVNTCGFIDAAKEESVQTILELAELKQKGKLKALIVAGCLVQRYKDELMREIPEIDGIIGTGEFDRIAEIVDAALAGGKPSFVGHPAFNYDRLLPRRLSGPRHSVYVKIAEGCDNGCTFCSIPLMRGAFRSRSVESIVAEVESLCAQGAKEINLIAQDSTNYGRDLYGRLMLPELLNRIGEIPGVRWIRLHYAYPGFFTDELIDTIASNPKICKYVDMPLQHCVDRILRRMRRPGRERDIRELIDKIRERIPDVALRTSFIVGFPGETEEDFERLVSFVREIKFDRLGVFAYSREEGTPAARLPDQVPEDIKERRQAELMEVQREIAAERNARFVGRELDVIVDRFDRKNGVYVGRTQYDAPEVDGEVFVSGLDRAAIGDIRKVRITHSLEFDLAGEGVA; translated from the coding sequence ATGGAGAAAGTCAAACTGGTCACACTGGGCTGCGAAAAAAATTTGGTCGATTCGGAAATTATGGAAGGGCTGCTCCATCGCCACGGCCATCAGCCGGTCAAACATCTCCGTGAAGCGACGGTCGTCGTCGTCAATACCTGCGGTTTTATCGACGCCGCCAAAGAAGAGTCGGTGCAAACGATTCTGGAATTGGCGGAGCTTAAGCAAAAAGGGAAGCTGAAAGCATTGATCGTGGCCGGATGTCTCGTCCAGCGGTACAAGGACGAATTGATGCGGGAAATTCCGGAGATCGACGGCATCATCGGCACGGGCGAATTCGACCGGATCGCCGAAATCGTCGACGCGGCGCTGGCGGGCGGTAAACCGTCGTTCGTCGGGCATCCCGCCTTCAACTACGACCGGTTGTTGCCGCGCAGGCTGTCCGGTCCGCGCCACAGCGTCTACGTCAAAATCGCGGAAGGTTGCGACAACGGCTGCACGTTCTGCAGCATTCCGCTCATGCGCGGGGCGTTCCGCAGTCGATCGGTCGAGTCGATCGTCGCGGAAGTCGAATCCCTGTGCGCCCAAGGGGCCAAGGAAATCAACTTGATCGCCCAGGATTCCACGAATTACGGCCGCGATCTTTACGGAAGACTCATGTTGCCGGAATTGCTCAACCGAATCGGCGAAATTCCCGGTGTCCGGTGGATACGGCTTCATTACGCCTACCCCGGTTTTTTTACGGACGAACTGATCGACACGATCGCTTCCAACCCGAAAATCTGCAAATACGTCGACATGCCGCTGCAGCACTGCGTCGACCGCATCTTGCGACGGATGCGCCGTCCCGGCCGGGAGCGCGACATCCGGGAACTGATCGACAAAATCCGCGAGCGCATTCCCGACGTGGCGCTGCGCACAAGCTTCATCGTCGGGTTTCCCGGCGAAACGGAGGAAGATTTCGAGCGGCTCGTTTCGTTCGTTCGTGAGATCAAGTTCGACCGACTCGGCGTGTTTGCCTATTCGCGAGAAGAGGGCACGCCCGCGGCGCGTCTGCCCGACCAAGTACCCGAAGACATCAAGGAGCGCCGCCAGGCGGAGCTGATGGAAGTCCAGCGCGAAATCGCGGCCGAGCGCAATGCGCGGTTCGTCGGACGGGAATTGGACGTGATCGTCGACCGGTTCGACCGGAAAAACGGCGTTTATGTCGGCCGGACGCAGTACGACGCACCGGAAGTCGACGGCGAGGTGTTCGTAAGCGGTCTTGACCGTGCGGCGATCGGCGACATCCGTAAAGTCCGCATCACGCATTCGCTGGAGTTCGATTTGGCCGGGGAGGGAGTGGCATGA
- a CDS encoding CDP-diacylglycerol--glycerol-3-phosphate 3-phosphatidyltransferase: MNLANAITIARIFLVPVIIFILLVRWDLPPLRLGEYSVSWNQLIATVVFVVAASTDKLDGYIARSHRMETNLGKLLDPLADKLLNASVLISLVEMRKLAAWIAIVIISREFAVTGLRQLALLEGKVIPADKWGKWKTATQIVAIIAIMLNNFPFLFIDFPFDLIASWTAAGVTIVSGVVYFVKNRDLLRFPRHRP; encoded by the coding sequence ATGAACCTGGCCAATGCGATCACGATCGCCCGCATTTTTCTCGTGCCCGTCATCATTTTCATTTTGCTCGTCCGGTGGGATCTGCCGCCTCTTCGGCTGGGCGAATACAGCGTCAGCTGGAATCAGTTGATCGCGACCGTCGTGTTCGTCGTCGCGGCCAGCACCGACAAACTCGACGGTTACATCGCGCGTTCGCACCGGATGGAAACAAATCTCGGCAAACTGCTCGACCCACTGGCGGACAAACTGCTCAACGCGTCCGTCCTCATTTCGCTTGTCGAAATGCGCAAGCTGGCAGCGTGGATCGCGATCGTCATCATCAGCCGCGAGTTTGCGGTGACCGGTTTGCGGCAGCTTGCGCTTCTTGAAGGAAAAGTGATTCCGGCTGATAAATGGGGGAAATGGAAAACTGCTACGCAGATTGTGGCCATTATTGCAATTATGTTGAACAATTTTCCTTTTTTGTTTATTGATTTTCCGTTCGACTTGATCGCGAGCTGGACGGCGGCCGGTGTGACGATCGTTTCGGGAGTCGTCTATTTCGTGAAAAACCGGGATTTGTTGCGGTTTCCGCGCCATCGTCCATAG
- a CDS encoding YajQ family cyclic di-GMP-binding protein has translation MASEYSFDIVSKIDMQEVQNAVDQAMREIETRFDFKGSRSRIEREKDALVVVSDDEAKLRSVVDILQSKLARRRVSLKALEYGKPEPAAHGTVRQRIALKQGIDAETAKKISSLIRDAKFKVKTQIRNDEVRVSGKSKDELQAVIRMLQSADLPIPLQFVNYR, from the coding sequence ATGGCGTCTGAATATTCATTTGATATCGTATCTAAAATTGATATGCAAGAAGTGCAAAACGCCGTCGACCAGGCCATGCGGGAAATCGAGACGCGTTTCGATTTCAAAGGCAGTCGAAGCCGGATCGAGCGGGAGAAGGACGCGCTCGTCGTCGTTTCCGACGACGAAGCAAAGCTGAGAAGCGTCGTCGACATTTTGCAGTCGAAACTGGCTCGCCGGCGCGTTTCCTTGAAAGCGCTGGAATACGGCAAACCGGAGCCTGCGGCGCACGGAACGGTCCGGCAGCGAATTGCACTGAAACAAGGCATCGACGCTGAGACGGCGAAAAAAATCAGCTCTTTGATCCGTGATGCCAAATTCAAGGTCAAGACGCAGATCCGCAACGACGAAGTCCGCGTTTCCGGCAAAAGCAAAGACGAACTTCAGGCCGTCATCCGCATGCTGCAGAGCGCGGACCTGCCGATTCCGCTTCAGTTCGTCAATTATCGCTGA